From the genome of Triticum aestivum cultivar Chinese Spring chromosome 3B, IWGSC CS RefSeq v2.1, whole genome shotgun sequence, one region includes:
- the LOC123065021 gene encoding alkane hydroxylase MAH1-like: MEQVSWWVRGFLGKYPEIMVSFACFLFLLFFRYRRRDGLPTNWPVVGSVPAISVNAGRVHEWLTEFLRVAPGMSHVARGPWGSPVDVLITANPADVAHVFTTNFGNYPKGEDFAAVFDVLGNGIFNADGDSWAFQRRKAHALLSDARFRAAVAASTARKLDEGLVPLLDGVAAGGAVVDLQDVFMRLTFDLTAMFIFGTDPGCLAADFPRVPFAAAMDEAEAVLFYRHVTPIAWLRLQTYLNIGHHKKMTKAQQVLDASIAEYVSLRRERAANADTNADGSDAADLLSLYMACQDELGKDGNELDRFLRDTTLNLMIAGRDTTSSALTWFFWLLTNHPDVEAKILAELRETLSSGGHPSAADLKRLVYLHAALSESLRLYPPVPFEHKAGARPDTLPSGPAVWPTRRVIVSFYSMGRMESVWGKDCLEFRPERWLTAAGRLRHEPSYKFVAFNVGPRTCLGKDLAFTQMKAVVAAVLPRFRVEVAPGAVVKPKLSIILHMKDGLKVRVYKRQDDAR, from the coding sequence ATGGAGCAAGTGTCATGGTGGGTTCGAGGCTTCCTCGGCAAGTAcccggagatcatggtgtcgttcGCTTGCTTCCTGTTCCTGTTGTTCTTCAGGTATCGCCGGCGGGACGGGCTGCCGACCAACTGGCCGGTGGTCGGCTCGGTGCCGGCGATCAGTGTCAACGCCGGCCGCGTGCACGAGTGGCTCACGGAGTTCCTGCGCGTGGCGCCGGGGATGTCGCACGTCGCCAGGGGCCCGTGGGGCTCGCCCGTGGACGTCCTAATCACGGCCAACCCGGCGGACGTGGCGCATGTCTTCACGACCAACTTCGGCAACTACCCCAAGGGCGAGGACTTCGCGGCCGTGTTCGACGTGCTCGGCAACGGCATCTTCAACGCCGACGGGGATTCGTGGGCGTTCCAGCGGCGCAAGGCGCACGCGCTGCTCTCGGACGCGAGgttccgcgccgccgtcgccgcgagTACCGCCCGCAAGCTCGACGAGGGGCTCGTGCCGCTTCTCGACGGCGTCGCTGCCGGCGGCGCGGTCGTCGACCTCCAGGACGTGTTCATGCGCCTGACGTTCGACCTCACGGCGATGTTCATATTCGGTACGGATCCCGGCTGCCTGGCCGCCGACTTCCCACGGGTGCCATTCGCCGCGGCCATGGACGAGGCCGAGGCGGTGCTGTTCTACAGGCACGTGACGCCCATTGCCTGGCTGAGGCTCCAGACCTACCTAAACATCGGCCATCACAAGAAGATGACCAAAGCTCAGCAGGTGCTGGACGCGTCTATCGCCGAGTACGTCTCGCTACGGCGAGAGCGCGCTGCCAATGCCGACACCAACGCCGACGGAAGCGACGCCGCTGATCTTCTCTCGTTGTACATGGCATGCCAAGACGAGCTAGGCAAGGACGGAAACGAGCTCGATCGGTTCTTGCGTGACACGACGCTGAACCTCATGATCGCCGGCCGCGACACGACGAGCTCCGCCCTGACATGGTTCTTCTGGCTGCTCACCAACCACCCCGACGTCGAGGCCAAGATCCTCGCCGAGCTCCGTGAGACCCTGTCGTCTGGCGGCCACCCCAGCGCCGCCGATCTGAAGCGCCTGGTGTACCTGCACGCAGCCCTCTCGGAGTCGCTCCGACTGTACCCGCCGGTTCCGTTCGAGCACAAGGCGGGAGCGCGGCCAGACACGCTGCCGAGCGGGCCGGCCGTGTGGCCTACGAGGAGGGTGATCGTGTCGTTCTACTCGATGGGGCGCATGGAGTCGGTGTGGGGCAAGGACTGTCTGGAGTTCCGGCCGGAGCGGTGGctgacggcggcggggcggctccggcacGAGCCGTCGTACAAGTTCGTGGCGTTCAACGTGGGGCCCCGTACGTGCCTGGGAAAGGACCTGGCGTTCACGCAGATGAAGGCCGTGGTTGCCGCCGTCCTGCCGCGGTTCAGGGTGGAGGTCGCCCCCGGTGCCGTGGTGAAGCCCAAGCTGTCCATCATACTCCACATGAAGGACGGGCTCAAGGTGAGGGTTTACAAGAGGCAAGACGATGCCCGCTAG